CCTCCTCGGTGGCGACGTCGAGCCCGTACCCGGTCTTGGTCTCGATGACGGTGGTGCCCTGCCGCAGCGCTTCGTGGCGCAGGCGTCGCAGGTTGACGGCGAGCTCGGCCTCGGTGGCGGCGCGGGTGGCGCGCACGGTGGTGGCGATGCCGCCGGCGGCGTACTGCTGCCCGGCCATGCGGGCCTCGAACTCGGCGGTGCGGTCCCCGGCGAACACGAGGTGGGTGTGGGAGTCGACCCAGCCGGGGAGCACGGCCCGCCCGTGCAGGCGCACGACGTCGTCGGTGGCGGGCGCGTGGGCGGCGGGGCCGATCCAGGCGACGCGGTCGCCCTCGACGACGACGGCGGCGTCGGTGAGCCGGTCCTCGCCGGCCCGGTGGGTGGTGAGCTCGCCGATGTCGGTGAGCAGGGTCGACCAGGTCAAGGTCGCTCCTTCGCGGGGTCGGGGAACCGGGTGAGCGCCTGGCCGAGCAGCAGTGCGGGGTCGCAGGCCCGGGGTCGGCCGTCGGTGGCGGGGGCGAGGGTGCCGCCGTGGGCGCGCACGGCCCCGCCGACGACGACGCGCCGCACGTCCGCGGCGGTCGCGGCGAGCACGACCTGGTCGGGGGTCGCGCCGACGGTCCGCACGGAGGCGGCGTCGACCTCGACGAGGTCGCACCACGCGCCGGGCCGGATCCCGCCGTCGAGGCCGAGCGACGCGTACCCGGCGGTGGTGGCCGCGGTGACGAGCTCGGTGGGCGCGAACCGCCCGCGCCGCCCGGACGCGAGGCGTTCCTCGGCTTCCAGGGAGCGGGCCTCGACGAACGGGTCGACGACGGCGTGCTGGTCGGTGCCGAGCGCGATGCGTGCCCCGGCGTCGGCGAGGCGCCGGGCGGGGCCGATGCCGTCGCCGAGGTCCGCCTCGGTGGTGGGGCACAGCACGGCGGTGACGCGGGCGTCGCCGAGGGCGCGGACGTCGTCGTCGGTGAGGTGGGTGGCGTGCACGACGGACAGCCGCGGGCCCAGCGCCCCGGCACGGGCGAGGACGCCGGTGGGGGTGCGGCCGTGCGCGGCGAGGCTGTCGGTGTTCTCCTGCGGCTGCTCGGACAGGTGGACGTGCAGCGGCACGTCGTCGGGGAGTTCCCGGACGATCTCGGCGATGGCGTCCGGCGGCACGCCCCGCACGGAGTGCAGCGCGGCACCGAGGACGACGTCGCCCGGCAGGGACGCGCGCAGCGCGGTCCACCGCCGGAGGAACCCGGCCGCCGTGCCGTCGCCGAACCGTCGCTGCTCGGGCGCGAGCGGCCGCCCGATGCCGCCGGTGAGGTAGCAGGTGTCCAGCAGGGTGAGCCGGATCCCCACGCTGCGCGCCGCCTCCGCGAGCGCCCGCTCCATCGCGTGCAGGGGCGCGTAGGGGGTGCCGTCGGGGCGGTGGTGCACGTAGTGGAACTCGCCGACGGCGGTCCAGCCCGCGGCGAGCATCTCCCCGTAC
This Isoptericola jiangsuensis DNA region includes the following protein-coding sequences:
- a CDS encoding formimidoylglutamate deiminase translates to MAGIRLTVTDDGRTAAVERGVAPRPGDLRLGLVLPGAGNAHSHAFHRVLRGRTHSGGGDFWRWRKQMYDAAAALDPDRYHDLALGVYGEMLAAGWTAVGEFHYVHHRPDGTPYAPLHAMERALAEAARSVGIRLTLLDTCYLTGGIGRPLAPEQRRFGDGTAAGFLRRWTALRASLPGDVVLGAALHSVRGVPPDAIAEIVRELPDDVPLHVHLSEQPQENTDSLAAHGRTPTGVLARAGALGPRLSVVHATHLTDDDVRALGDARVTAVLCPTTEADLGDGIGPARRLADAGARIALGTDQHAVVDPFVEARSLEAEERLASGRRGRFAPTELVTAATTAGYASLGLDGGIRPGAWCDLVEVDAASVRTVGATPDQVVLAATAADVRRVVVGGAVRAHGGTLAPATDGRPRACDPALLLGQALTRFPDPAKERP